One Ictalurus furcatus strain D&B chromosome 24, Billie_1.0, whole genome shotgun sequence DNA segment encodes these proteins:
- the cdca7b gene encoding cell division cycle-associated 7-like protein isoform X2 produces MKKALVDIFEGPSDEEEFLGFRGGASGQLSEESRDSLHSQTSWKPVLRFKSKFITDELAQVFVDTDSEEEFEGFSKDESTLHNSWMSPMDYEAEEDSDDIGFYSDDEEDDSALQKRRSSGLCVAFRFPARRSSAQESTVPKESRVSLNRDQPVGRGRKRRGGGADPPAAQKSRKVEKRSRAPNNDSEEEDKDEDEEEAVGLTGAGVQILSQRAKNIQENKAMLAKLFADLTSLPVLSQKTTPVKKKKQQSPRKRASEVQSERRNPSRKARPPEHFGLEQEPVVAAAKPRKSVEFDLKKLMEIDEELRVNRDTPRRKSRKRSSVRMPDDITEEELDNVADRAKDKILDKENGSTCHQCRQKTLDTKTECRNPYCQGVKGQFCGPCLRNRYGEDVRTALLDPLWECPLCRGICNCSLCRKRDGRCATGALTHLAKYYGYDNVKEYLESLQKDRD; encoded by the exons ATGAAG AAAGCCTTGGTGGACATATTTGAAGGCCCAAGCGATGAGGAGGAGTTTCTTGGTTTCAGAGGTGGTGCTTCAGGGCAGCTCTCTGAGGAGAGCCGAGACAGCCTCCACTCCCAGACCTCATGGAAGCCG GTTCTTCGCTTTAAATCGAAATTCATTACGGATGAGCTGGCTCAGGTCTTCGTGGACACGGACAGTGAAGAGGAGTTTGAAGGGTTCAGTAAAGATGAGAGCACTCTACATAACAGCTGGATGAGTCCCATG GATTACGAGGCAGAGGAAGACAGTGACGACATTGGGTTTTATTCAGACGACGAGGAGGACGATTCAGCCCTGCAAAAAAGGCGGAGCTCAGGATTGTGTGTCGCATTCAGGTTTCCTGCCAGAAGAAGTTCCGCCCAGGAAAGTACTGTGCCAAAGGAATCCAGAGTTTCCCTGAACAGAGATCAGCCTGTGGGGAGAGgcagaaagaggagaggaggcGGTGCAGATCCACCTGCGGCTCAGAAAAGCAGAAAAGTCGAGAAAAGATCCAGAGCCCCTAATAATGACTCTGAGGAAGAGGATAAAGATGAGGACGAAGAGGAGGCAGTCGGACTAACTGGGGCAGGTGTACAGATACTGAGTCAGAGAGCTAAAAATATTCAGGAGAATAAAGCAATG CTTGCAAAGCTATTTGCAGACCTGACCTCATTACCTGTACTCTCCCAAAAGACCACGCCCGTG aagaagaagaagcagcagagtCCGAGAAAGCGTGCGTCTGAAGTGCAGAGCGAGAGGCGGAACCCGAGCCGCAAAGCCAGACCCCCCGAGCATTTCGGGCTCGAGCAGGAACCAGTCGTTGCTGCTGCGAAACCAAGAAAGAGTGTTGAATTTGACCTGAAGAAACTGATGGAG ATTGATGAAGAGCTGCGTGTGAACAGAGACACACCGAGAAGAAAATCCCGAAAGCGCAGTTCTGTACGAATGCCAGACGACATCACGGAGGAGGAGCTGGACAACGTGGCTGACCGTGCTAAAGACAAAATTCTTGATAAAGAAAAT GGCAGCACATGTCACCAGTGCAGACAGAAGACTTTGGACACCAAGACTGAGTGCAGGAACCCGTACTGTCAGGGGGTCAAAGGGCAGTTCTGTGGGCCCTGCTTGCGAAACCGCTACGGAGAGGACGTCCGTACAGCTCTGTTAGATCCG ttgtgGGAGTGTCCTCTGTGTCGAGGTATCTGTAACTGTAGCCTGTGTCGTAAACGGGATGGACGCTGTGCCACCGGTGCTCTTACTCACTTAGCCAAATATTATGGCTATGACAACGTCAAGGAATATCTAGAGAG tctGCAGAAGGATCGTGACTGA
- the cdca7b gene encoding cell division cycle-associated 7-like protein isoform X1, with protein MTYFQKALVDIFEGPSDEEEFLGFRGGASGQLSEESRDSLHSQTSWKPVLRFKSKFITDELAQVFVDTDSEEEFEGFSKDESTLHNSWMSPMDYEAEEDSDDIGFYSDDEEDDSALQKRRSSGLCVAFRFPARRSSAQESTVPKESRVSLNRDQPVGRGRKRRGGGADPPAAQKSRKVEKRSRAPNNDSEEEDKDEDEEEAVGLTGAGVQILSQRAKNIQENKAMLAKLFADLTSLPVLSQKTTPVKKKKQQSPRKRASEVQSERRNPSRKARPPEHFGLEQEPVVAAAKPRKSVEFDLKKLMEIDEELRVNRDTPRRKSRKRSSVRMPDDITEEELDNVADRAKDKILDKENGSTCHQCRQKTLDTKTECRNPYCQGVKGQFCGPCLRNRYGEDVRTALLDPLWECPLCRGICNCSLCRKRDGRCATGALTHLAKYYGYDNVKEYLESLQKDRD; from the exons ATGACATATTTTCAGAAAGCCTTGGTGGACATATTTGAAGGCCCAAGCGATGAGGAGGAGTTTCTTGGTTTCAGAGGTGGTGCTTCAGGGCAGCTCTCTGAGGAGAGCCGAGACAGCCTCCACTCCCAGACCTCATGGAAGCCG GTTCTTCGCTTTAAATCGAAATTCATTACGGATGAGCTGGCTCAGGTCTTCGTGGACACGGACAGTGAAGAGGAGTTTGAAGGGTTCAGTAAAGATGAGAGCACTCTACATAACAGCTGGATGAGTCCCATG GATTACGAGGCAGAGGAAGACAGTGACGACATTGGGTTTTATTCAGACGACGAGGAGGACGATTCAGCCCTGCAAAAAAGGCGGAGCTCAGGATTGTGTGTCGCATTCAGGTTTCCTGCCAGAAGAAGTTCCGCCCAGGAAAGTACTGTGCCAAAGGAATCCAGAGTTTCCCTGAACAGAGATCAGCCTGTGGGGAGAGgcagaaagaggagaggaggcGGTGCAGATCCACCTGCGGCTCAGAAAAGCAGAAAAGTCGAGAAAAGATCCAGAGCCCCTAATAATGACTCTGAGGAAGAGGATAAAGATGAGGACGAAGAGGAGGCAGTCGGACTAACTGGGGCAGGTGTACAGATACTGAGTCAGAGAGCTAAAAATATTCAGGAGAATAAAGCAATG CTTGCAAAGCTATTTGCAGACCTGACCTCATTACCTGTACTCTCCCAAAAGACCACGCCCGTG aagaagaagaagcagcagagtCCGAGAAAGCGTGCGTCTGAAGTGCAGAGCGAGAGGCGGAACCCGAGCCGCAAAGCCAGACCCCCCGAGCATTTCGGGCTCGAGCAGGAACCAGTCGTTGCTGCTGCGAAACCAAGAAAGAGTGTTGAATTTGACCTGAAGAAACTGATGGAG ATTGATGAAGAGCTGCGTGTGAACAGAGACACACCGAGAAGAAAATCCCGAAAGCGCAGTTCTGTACGAATGCCAGACGACATCACGGAGGAGGAGCTGGACAACGTGGCTGACCGTGCTAAAGACAAAATTCTTGATAAAGAAAAT GGCAGCACATGTCACCAGTGCAGACAGAAGACTTTGGACACCAAGACTGAGTGCAGGAACCCGTACTGTCAGGGGGTCAAAGGGCAGTTCTGTGGGCCCTGCTTGCGAAACCGCTACGGAGAGGACGTCCGTACAGCTCTGTTAGATCCG ttgtgGGAGTGTCCTCTGTGTCGAGGTATCTGTAACTGTAGCCTGTGTCGTAAACGGGATGGACGCTGTGCCACCGGTGCTCTTACTCACTTAGCCAAATATTATGGCTATGACAACGTCAAGGAATATCTAGAGAG tctGCAGAAGGATCGTGACTGA